The Mycoplasma sp. 1654_15 genome contains a region encoding:
- the yihA gene encoding ribosome biogenesis GTP-binding protein YihA/YsxC — MWSFIKSASAKSSWFEHNQQEISFIGRSNVGKSSLINALANQKIAKTSKQPGRTQLLNFFYNEQKKVIVDLPGYGFAKISISQKSLISSMLRDYFENRSNLKTVFVLVDSNVGITELDLKMLEFLKQLNKEVVLVATKIDKINQSQKHKIIKSIDNLGYPYFLISSSKKIGIDKLNVYINNLLS; from the coding sequence ATGTGAAGTTTTATAAAATCAGCATCAGCAAAATCATCTTGATTTGAACATAACCAACAAGAAATTAGTTTCATTGGAAGATCTAATGTAGGAAAATCCTCTTTAATTAATGCACTAGCAAATCAAAAGATAGCCAAAACATCAAAGCAACCCGGAAGAACTCAGTTGTTAAACTTTTTTTATAATGAACAAAAAAAAGTCATTGTTGATTTACCAGGTTATGGATTTGCAAAAATTTCTATTAGTCAAAAATCTTTAATTTCTTCTATGCTTAGAGACTATTTTGAAAACAGAAGCAATTTAAAAACTGTTTTTGTTTTAGTAGATTCAAATGTTGGGATCACTGAATTAGATTTAAAAATGCTGGAATTTTTAAAACAATTGAACAAAGAAGTAGTATTAGTCGCTACAAAAATAGATAAAATTAATCAAAGTCAAAAACATAAGATAATTAAATCTATAGATAATTTAGGTTATCCATATTTTTTGATATCTTCATCGAAAAAAATCGGCATTGATAAGTTAAATGTTTACATTAACAACTTACTTAGTTAA
- a CDS encoding acetate/propionate family kinase produces the protein MKNKILVINAGSSSIKWSMFLKETMELHSSGIVERIGIAGSFFKTKLGNQSWLKEQEVKNHKESMTVLIKIWLQNAIIKDVNEIEIAGFRVVHGGSEFNGPTALTTKEINIIEKLSKFAPLHNPGAVQTMKAIQEILPKVKISANFDTAFHTSIPAVNHTYPIDLKFAKEHGIKKYGFHGISHRYITNKMEEIFNKDKVNFVNLHIGNGASLCAVKDSKSIDTSMGLTPLAGVMMGTRSGDIDPSIHQFVVSETKITVAEFTDMLNKKSGLLGVSGISSDVRDLLQARKEGNKDAEFALNLYTQKIADYLINYINKVGKDIDGIVFTGGVGENAALVRNLVLSKINFPKFNIVIDKEINEKPLSDFAEVEKISAPDSDLNVFVIKTNEELLIAQNAAKIFNK, from the coding sequence ATGAAAAACAAAATTTTAGTTATAAATGCAGGATCATCTTCTATTAAATGATCTATGTTTTTAAAAGAAACTATGGAATTACACTCAAGCGGTATAGTAGAAAGAATAGGAATTGCAGGTTCATTTTTTAAAACAAAATTAGGAAATCAATCTTGACTAAAAGAACAAGAAGTAAAAAATCATAAAGAATCAATGACTGTTTTGATTAAAATTTGATTACAAAATGCAATCATTAAAGATGTAAATGAAATAGAGATCGCAGGATTTAGAGTGGTTCATGGAGGAAGTGAATTTAATGGACCTACTGCATTGACAACAAAAGAAATAAACATTATTGAAAAACTTTCAAAATTTGCTCCTTTACATAATCCAGGTGCTGTTCAAACTATGAAAGCCATTCAAGAAATATTACCTAAAGTAAAAATTTCAGCTAATTTCGATACAGCATTTCACACCAGCATCCCAGCTGTAAATCATACTTATCCAATTGATTTAAAATTTGCTAAAGAACATGGAATCAAAAAATATGGTTTTCATGGAATTAGTCATAGATATATAACAAACAAAATGGAAGAAATTTTTAATAAAGATAAAGTAAATTTTGTTAACTTACATATCGGAAATGGTGCTTCATTATGTGCAGTTAAAGATTCAAAATCAATTGATACATCTATGGGTCTAACACCTTTAGCTGGAGTAATGATGGGAACAAGAAGTGGTGATATTGATCCTTCTATTCATCAATTTGTAGTAAGTGAAACAAAAATAACAGTGGCTGAATTTACTGATATGTTAAACAAAAAATCAGGACTTTTAGGAGTTTCAGGAATTTCTTCTGATGTTAGAGACTTACTTCAAGCAAGAAAAGAAGGAAACAAAGACGCAGAATTTGCTCTTAATCTATACACACAAAAAATTGCTGATTATTTAATTAATTACATCAACAAAGTTGGAAAAGACATCGATGGGATCGTGTTTACAGGTGGTGTTGGAGAAAACGCTGCTTTAGTTCGTAATTTAGTTTTAAGTAAAATTAATTTCCCTAAATTTAACATTGTAATTGATAAAGAAATTAATGAAAAACCATTATCAGATTTTGCAGAAGTAGAAAAAATTTCAGCTCCAGATTCTGATTTAAATGTCTTTGTAATCAAGACAAATGAAGAATTATTGATTGCTCAAAACGCAGCAAAAATCTTTAATAAATAA
- a CDS encoding phosphate acetyltransferase — protein sequence MSYQKELENLVLSNQKLSGIKKILIIDGIDPRAVEAAKQLKDQGLVHPILLCEEKFDSKGVDIEVMSEEKIQAFAKEFFEFRKGKETEESSLKSMKTLPFYASMLLRKGLVDGVIGGLEFPTADILRAAFKVIGPVKGIKTISSVMIMHREDQRFIFSDISVNISPSPEQLAEIGQNATLFAKNLGFNPNVAFLSFSTSGSGKSPEAEAIETATNLYNQTAEKKALGEIQFDAAVDLAIRKAKYKGEMNLDPVNVLIFPNLNAGNIGYKIAQRLGGFGAIGPIITGVAKPINDLSRGSTVQDIFNTALITALQSEGTK from the coding sequence ATGAGTTATCAAAAAGAACTAGAAAATTTAGTTTTATCAAATCAAAAATTATCAGGAATTAAAAAAATATTAATTATTGATGGAATAGATCCTAGAGCTGTTGAAGCAGCAAAACAATTAAAAGATCAAGGTTTAGTTCATCCTATTCTTCTCTGTGAAGAAAAATTCGATTCAAAAGGTGTTGACATTGAAGTAATGTCAGAAGAAAAAATTCAAGCTTTTGCAAAAGAATTTTTTGAATTCAGAAAAGGAAAAGAAACAGAAGAATCTTCACTTAAATCTATGAAAACCCTTCCTTTCTATGCTTCAATGCTTCTTAGAAAAGGACTAGTAGATGGAGTAATTGGAGGACTTGAATTTCCTACTGCAGACATTTTAAGAGCAGCTTTTAAAGTTATCGGACCAGTTAAAGGAATTAAAACAATTTCTTCAGTTATGATTATGCACAGAGAAGATCAAAGATTTATTTTTAGTGATATTTCAGTAAATATTTCTCCTAGTCCAGAACAACTTGCTGAAATTGGGCAAAATGCAACTTTATTTGCAAAAAATTTAGGCTTTAATCCAAACGTTGCATTCTTATCATTTTCAACATCAGGTTCAGGAAAAAGTCCAGAAGCTGAAGCTATAGAAACAGCAACTAATTTATATAACCAAACAGCAGAGAAAAAAGCCTTGGGTGAAATTCAATTTGATGCTGCAGTTGATTTAGCAATTAGAAAAGCCAAATACAAAGGTGAGATGAATTTAGATCCTGTAAATGTCTTGATTTTTCCTAATTTAAATGCAGGAAACATAGGATATAAAATTGCGCAACGTTTAGGTGGTTTCGGAGCAATAGGACCTATTATTACAGGTGTTGCAAAGCCAATTAACGATTTATCTAGAGGTTCAACAGTGCAAGATATATTTAACACAGCTTTAATTACAGCTTTACAATCAGAAGGGACAAAATAA